A single region of the Myripristis murdjan chromosome 3, fMyrMur1.1, whole genome shotgun sequence genome encodes:
- the LOC115357244 gene encoding uncharacterized protein LOC115357244, giving the protein MAERQTSERATPLEVQEAQQTIGRYDLSLPSVTCKSCLTKWTPGLKDLQASGYWPGNTGSISGDSLQRSFLEWTYCRHEKDKLLNNEHFSCPACAEDVVAISVDGNRKMYRFSRTKGLGENPYFDGAFFAKDKEVADFVELIRNRVQPVSGKGVCGKSRWTAARETAKKSGSKVDEEGVEVAVCRHGMLFKAVNMFRGEIFAYPLFLQKELAMAYNIQFICTDIMCKYYPYLQKVCKFFPDLVPLLQNKPFLSVMHAKGHSGKCEVQWGGRNQEGAGKLSNM; this is encoded by the exons ATGGCTGAGAGGCAGACATCTGAAAGAG CTACCCCGTTAGAAGTGCAAGAGGCCCAGCAGACAATCG GACGCTATGATCTGTCCCTGCCTTCAGTTACCTGCAAGTCCTGCTTGACAAAATGGACTCCTGGACTCAAGGACCTACAGGCCAGTGGTTACTGGCCTGGTAAT ACAGGGAGTATATCTGGTGACAGTCTACAGCGTAGCTTCTTGGAGTGGACATACTGTCGCCATGAGAAAGACAAACTCCTAAACAACGAACATTTCTCCTGCCCAGCCTGCGCTGAAGATGTGGTGGCAATCTCTGTTGATGGAAACAGGAAGATGTATCGATTCAGTCGGACTAAAGG ACTGGGTGAAAATCCATACTTTGACGGTGCATTTTTTGCAAAGGACAAAGAAGTGGCAGACTTTGTGGAGCTTATTCGGAATCGAGTCCAACCT GTGTCTGGAAAAGGGGTGTGTGGGAAATCACGATGGACAGCTGCAAGAGAGACTGCCAAAAAGTCTGGATCAAAAGTGGATGAAGAGGGCGTGGAGGTGGCTGTCTGTCGTCATGGCATGCTATTCAAAGCCGTAAACATGTTCAGAGGAGAGATATTTGCATATCCTCTTTTTCTGCAGAAAGAGCTTGCCATGGCCTATAATATACAATTTATTTGCACTGACATCATGTGCAAGTACTATCCTTACTTACAGAAGGTGTGTAAGTTCTTCCCAGACCTGGTTCCACTCTTGCAAAATAAGCCATTCCTGTCTGTGATGCACGCCAAGGGTCACTCTGGGAAATGTGAG GTGCAGTGGGGTGGACGTAATCAGGAAGGAGCAGGTAAGTTGTCCAACATGTAG